The DNA region GTATAAAACAACAACCGTGCTAAAATTCCTACCACTAATCAAAAATATTTTAAACTAATTATTAATCAATTGAATAACAGTACAATAAAATTCAAAAAAAGTTATATTTTTTTTCAATCTATAACCTTTTAGAAAAAAATTGCACCCTCAAAAATCTTGTATAAAACCTATTAATTCTATTAAAAAGACAATTGTCAATCTTTCCTTTACTAATATGTTAAAGGTTTTTGGTTATATATTTCTGGCGTCCAAAAACAATAATTTATACCACTTTGTAGTTATTAGAGTGTTTATAAATGGAAATACATTAGGAAATAACCAAATAGATTGTACTTCCATTTGCTATTTAAAAGAGCCATAAATCAACCAAATACTAAATAAATTTTATCAACTATATGGTACAATCTTTAAATACCAATGTTTGTGAAGAGCATATTTTTTCTAATATATTCAAGACCCTTTCTAAAGATGTACATAACTTTTTACGTTATAAATATGGAGATGGCCTAAACCCAAAAGACAAGGTTCAAGAAGCTTTTATTAAACTTTGGGATAATTGCAAAAATGTAAGTCCTGAAAAAGCCAAGTCCTTTTTATTTACAACGGCAAACAACATGATGCTTAATGAAGTTAAGCATCAAAAAGTGGTATTAAAACATCAGCAAGTTAAACCCAAGCACTATACAAACGAGAATCCTGAGTTTATAATGGAAGAATCTGAGTATATGAAAAAATACCAACGAGCATTGGGTAATTTGACCGAAGCACAACGAGAAGCTTTTTTAATGAACAGAATAGAAGGTAAAAAACATAAAGAAATAGCCGAGGAATTAGGCATTTCCAGAAAAGGTGTAGAAAAGAGGATTTATGGTGCCTTAGAGAAGTTAAGAAAAGAAATTGATGGAATTTAATATCTATTTGGTAGGAATTTATGCCAAGTAATTGTTACATAGATGAAGTAGC from Aureibaculum sp. 2308TA14-22 includes:
- a CDS encoding RNA polymerase sigma factor translates to MVQSLNTNVCEEHIFSNIFKTLSKDVHNFLRYKYGDGLNPKDKVQEAFIKLWDNCKNVSPEKAKSFLFTTANNMMLNEVKHQKVVLKHQQVKPKHYTNENPEFIMEESEYMKKYQRALGNLTEAQREAFLMNRIEGKKHKEIAEELGISRKGVEKRIYGALEKLRKEIDGI